In Aegilops tauschii subsp. strangulata cultivar AL8/78 chromosome 3, Aet v6.0, whole genome shotgun sequence, one genomic interval encodes:
- the LOC109738749 gene encoding patatin-like protein 2 gives MPPAMQVAEGAGLRSNGPRILMNAAQRALSRGASSSLGSPRSPPPSYGSIVTVLSIDGGGVRGIIPGTILAFLEEKLQELDGPEARISDYFDVIAGTSTGGLVTAMLSAPDDAGRPLFAAKDINKFYLDHCPSIFPQASKGPFSLMRSMMGPKYNGEYLHSVVKELLGDTRVGDTLNNVVIPTFDIKLLQPTIFSTYNAMKDKSKNALLSDVCISTSAAPTYLPGHHFRTEQEDGKVREFNLIDGGVAANNPTLLAMTDVSKQILMGNPDFFPIKPADYGKFMILSLGTGTAKIEEKFDAAECSKWGLLGWLYNRGATPIIDSFSQASADLVDIHASVLFQALHCEKRYLRIQDDELKGETASVDVSTPENLNRLVDIGKALLKRQVCKVNAETGKNEPDQNRGTNEEELVNFARMLSEERKARLGKEGDVEL, from the exons ATGCCGCCGGCCATGCAAGTAGCGGAAGGGGCCGGGCTGAGAAGCAACGGGCCCCGGATCCTGATGAACGCGGCGCAGCGTGCCCTCAGCCGTGGCGCGTCGTCGTCGTTGGGGAGCCCCAGGTCGCCTCCGCCCTCCTACGGGAGCATCGTTACAGTGCTCAGCATCGACGGCGGTGGCGTGCGCGGGATCATCCCCGGCACCATCCTCGCCTTCCTCGAGGAGAAGCTCCAGGAGCTCGACGGGCCCGAGGCGAGGATCTCGGACTACTTCGACGTGATCGCCGGGACGAGCACGGGCGGGCTGGTGACCGCTATGCTCAGCGCGCCCGACGACGCGGGCCGTCCGCTCTTCGCCGCCAAGGACATCAACAAGTTCTACCTCGACCACTGCCCGAGTATCTTCCCTCAAGCCAG CAAAGGGCCCTTCAGCTTGATGAGGAGCATGATGGGACCCAAGTACAACGGCGAGTACCTCCACTCCGTCGTCAAGGAGCTGCTCGGCGACACGCGGGTCGGCGACACGCTCAACAACGTCGTCATCCCAACCTTCGACATCAAACTCCTGCAGCCCACAATCTTCTCCACTTACAAC GCCATGAAGGATAAATCGAAGAACGCTCTTCTATCGGACGTCTGCATCAGCACGTCCGCTGCGCCGACCTACCTCCCCGGCCACCACTTCCGGACAGAGCAAGAGGATGGCAAGGTCCGGGAATTCaacctcatcgacggtggcgttgCTGCAAACAATCCG ACCCTGCTGGCAATGACGGACGTCAGCAAGCAGATCCTGATGGGAAACCCGGACTTCTTCCCCATCAAGCCCGCGGACTATGGCAAGTTCATGATCCTTTCGCTTGGCACCGGTACTGCCAAGATTGAAGAGAAGTTCGACGCTGCCGAATGCAGCAAGTGGGGCCTTCTTGGGTGGCTCTACAACAGGGGCGCCACGCCCATCATCGATAGCTTCAGCCAGGCAAGTGCTGACCTTGTGGACATCCACGCCTCTGTGCTCTTTCAGGCGCTTCACTGCGAGAAGCGCTACCTCCGGATCCAAGACGACGAGCTCAAGGGCGAGACGGCCTCCGTCGACGTGTCAACGCCGGAGAACCTCAACCGGCTCGTCGACATTGGCAAGGCACTGCTCAAGAGGCAGGTGTGCAAGGTGAATGCTGAGACGGGCAAGAATGAGCCCGACCAAAACAGGGGCACGAACGAGGAGGAGTTGGTCAATTTCGCACGCATGTTGTCTGAGGAGCGCAAAGCCAGGCTTGGGAAGGAGGGCGATGTTGAATTATAG
- the LOC109738748 gene encoding patatin-like protein 1, with protein sequence MPSMQQAEAGAEQRSNGPRIKMKPAARRVLAGGVRSMSLGSPRSPPPSYASIVTVLSIDGGGVRGIIPGTILALFDRRRQRQCYETSSCNNNVVANGGSERPMIARGSFSLRDASCCKGSERNTSLLQGGKMNKGPFGLMRSMLGPKYDGEYGVPPHDRQEAPRRHTVRDTLNNVVIPAFDIKLLQPTIFSTYNAMKDKSKNALRSDVCISMSAAPTYLPGHHFQKEGEDGKLRDFNLIDSGVAANNPVSPLFL encoded by the exons ATGCCATCCATGCAACAGGCGGAGGCGGGGGCGGAGCAAAGGAGCAACGGGCCTCGGATCAAGATGAAGCCCGCGGCTAGGCGGGTGCTCGCCGGTGGTGTGCGTTCGATGTCGCTGGGGAGCCCCAGGTCTCCGCCGCCCTCCTACGCGAGCATCGTCACCGTGCTCAGCATCGACGGGGGCGGCGTGCGCGGGATCATCCCCGGCACCATCCTCGCCTTGTTCGACCGTCGTCGCCAGCGGCAGTGCTACGAGACGAGTTCCTGCAACAACAACGTTGTTGCAAATGGTGGCAGCGAACGGCCTATGATTGCAAGGGGTTCTTTTTCTCTGCGAGATGCTTCTTGTTGCAAAGGGAGCGAGCGCAACACTAGTTTGTTGCAAGGAGGCAAAATGAA CAAAGGGCCATTTGGGTTGATGAGGAGCATGCTGGGACCCAAATACGACGGCGAGTATGGAGTACCTCCACACGATCGTCAAGAAGCTCCTCGGCGACACACGGTCCGCGACACGCTCAACAACGTCGTCATCCCCGCGTTCGACATCAAGCTCCTGCAGCCCACCATCTTCTCCACTTACAAC GCCATGAAGGATAAGTCCAAGAACGCTCTTCGGTCGGACGTCTGCATCAGCATGTCCGCTGCGCCGACCTACCTCCCCGGCCACCACTTTCAGAAAGAGGGAGAGGATGGCAAGCTCCGGGACTTCAACCTCATCGACAGTGGCGTCGCCGCAAACAACCCGGTGAGTCCTTTGTTCTTATAA